The following proteins come from a genomic window of Sebastes fasciatus isolate fSebFas1 chromosome 6, fSebFas1.pri, whole genome shotgun sequence:
- the qng1 gene encoding queuosine 5'-phosphate N-glycosylase/hydrolase, which yields MEPPLFPRESGQLIAERSRDVFVEEEGVQKVAEMLYKLRHSDDLKASGWKKGNPLAPAPTSDQALNWVFVVDTMNFSFWPEDETQQCEVTYKGTTYTGYMTLCAAITRAMEEGIPITDPKYFSQMSVEELGHVLRSDNETPMPMLQERHQVLTEGGRVLQEHGGSFRSFISRAGNDARKMMELIVEKIPSYRDEATYEGKRISFYKRAQILVADFWGVMEARGEGDIIDMDWLTMFADYRVPQALVYLGALRYSDALMQALNNGELLSSGDRREVEIRGCSIWSVELIKDRLGKLVKERDGQTCHINSAIIDFYLWPYAKQHHKEMAHIPIHHTRCIYY from the exons ATGGAGCCACCTCTGTTTCCTCGTGAGTCTGGGCAGCTCATAGCAGAGCGGAGTCGGGATGTGTtcgtggaggaggaaggagtgcAGAAGGTGGCAGAGATGCTCTACAAACTCCGACACAGTGACGATCTGAAGGCCAGTGGCTGGAAGAAGGGGAATCCATTAGCTCCAGCACCCACCTCTGACCAGG CCTTGAACTGGGTATTTGTGGTCGACACCATGAACTTCTCCTTTTGGCCAGAGGACGAAACTCAACAGTGTGAGGTGACCTATAAAGGGACCACGTACACGGGCTACATGACCCTGTGTGCTGCCATCACCAGGGCCATGGAGGAAG GTATACCCATCACTGATCCGAAGTACTTCTCTCAGATGAGTGTGGAGGAGTTGGGACATGTCCTTCGATCAGACAATGAGACACCCATGCCCATGCTTCAGGAGCGCCACCAG GTGCTCACTGAAGGCGGCCGCGTGCTGCAGGAACACGGCGGAAGCTTCCGGAGTTTTATTAGCCGAGCCGGGAACGACGCCCGGAAGATGATGGAGCTCATCGTGGAGAAGATTCCTTCCTACAGGGACGAAGCTACATATGAG gggaAGAGAATCTCGTTCTACAAGCGAGCCCAGATCCTGGTGGCAGATTTCTGGGGCGTCATGGAGGCCAGAGGAGAGGGTGACATCATCGACATGGACTGGCTCACCATGTTTGCAGACTACAGGGTCCCTCAGGCTCTCGTCTACCTCGGAGCACTACGATACTCTGACGCACTGATGCAGGCGCTGAACAACG GGGAGCTGCTGAGCTCAGGGGACAGGAGAGAGGTCGAGATCCGAGGTTGTTCAATTTGGTCTGTGGAGCTGATCAAAGACCGCCTTGGCAAGCTGGTGAaggagagagacggacagaccTGTCACATCAACTCGGCAATCATCGACTTCTACCTGTGGCCTTACGCCAAGCAGCACCACAAAGAGATGGCCCACATTCCCATACACCACACACGCTGTATTTACTACTGA
- the hnrnpk gene encoding heterogeneous nuclear ribonucleoprotein K isoform X1, translated as METEIEQQEDSSFGNTETNGKRPAEDADEQKSFKRSRNSDEMVELRILLQSKNAGAVIGKGGKNIKALRTDYNASVSVPDSSGPERILSISADIETVGEILLKIIPTLEEYQQYNGMDFDCELRLLIHQSLAGSIIGVKGAKIKELRENTKTSIKLFQECCPQSTDRVVLVGGKTERVVECIKTMLELIAEAPIKGRAQPYDPNFYDETYEYGGFTVMFEERGGGRRLMGGFPMRGGRSSGGERGFERMPSSRGGRGPMPPSRRDYDEMSPRRGPPPPHPARVGRGSGRGRNMPMGHPHRGGEDRYYESYRGSEERTNDRRGRPDRYSDNMSGGGGGYENSTSWDSYQSGGRGSYNDMGGPVITTQVTIPKDLAGSIIGKGGQRIKQIRHESGASIKIDEPLEGSEDRIITIIGTQDQIQNAQYLLQNSVKQYSGHLL; from the exons ATGGAGACAGAAATTGAACAGCAAGAAGATTCTTCATTCGGCAACACAGAGACTAACG GTAAGCGCCCCGCTGAGGATGCAGATGAGCAGAAATCATTCAAGCGCTCCAGGAACTCGGACGAGATGGTTGAGCTTCGCATCCTCCTGCAGAGCAAA AATGCAGGAGCTGTAATTGGGAAGGGTGGCAAAAACATCAAAGCCCTTCGTACAGAC TACAATGCCAGTGTGTCAGTCCCAGACAGCAGTGGGCCTGAGCG CATCCTGAGCATCAGTGCCGACATCGAGACAGTTGGAGAAATCCTGCTGAAGATTATCCCAACACTGGAAGAG TACCAGCAGTACAACGGTATGGATTTTGACTGTGAACTGCGATTGCTGATCCACCAGAGCCTGGCTGGCTCCATCATTGGAGTGAAGGGAGCCAAGATCAAGGAACTCAGAGAG AACACAAAGACCAGCATCAAGCTGTTTCAGGAGTGTTGTCCTCAGTCGACAGACCGGGTGGTGCTGGTCGGCGGTAAAACGGAGAGGGTGGTGGAGTGTATCAAGACTATGCTGGAGCTCATCGCTGAA GCTCCCATAAAGGGCCGTGCACAGCCCTACGACCCTAACTTCTACGACGAAACGTACGAATACGGTGGTTTCACCGTGATGTTTGAAGAGAGGGGAGGCGGTCGCAGGCTTATGGGAGGGTTCCCCATGCGTGGGGGCAGGTCCAGCGGCGGAGAGCGCGGGTTTGAACGAATGCCCTCTAGCAGAGGGGGACGGGGACCCATGCCTCCCTCCCGTCGGGATTACGATGAGATGAGCCCCCGCCGAGGTCCTCCTCCACCCCACCCGGCCAGGGTTGGCAGGGGGAGTGGCCGTGGACGGAACATGCCCATGGGACACCCACACAGAGGAGG AGAAGATCGTTACTATGAATCGTACCGTGGCTCAGAGGAAAGGACAAA TGACAGAAGAGGCAGACCGGATCGCTATAGCGATAACATG agtggaggaggaggaggatatg AGAACAGTACCTCCTGGGATAGCTACCAGTCAG GTGGACGTGGCTCCTATAATGACATGGGAGGACCCGTCATCACCACACAAGTGACGATCCCAAAGGAT CTGGCTGGCTCTATCATTGGTAAGGGAGGCCAGCGGATCAAACAGATCCGCCATGAGTCAGGAGCCTCCATCAAGATCGATGAGCCTCTGGAAGGTTCTGAGGACCGAATAATCACCATTATTGGCACCCAGGATCAGATCCAGAATGCCCAGTACCTTCTACAGAACAG TGTGAAGCAGTACTCTGGTCATTTGCTGTAG
- the hnrnpk gene encoding heterogeneous nuclear ribonucleoprotein K isoform X3 yields METEIEQQEDSSFGNTETNGKRPAEDADEQKSFKRSRNSDEMVELRILLQSKNAGAVIGKGGKNIKALRTDYNASVSVPDSSGPERILSISADIETVGEILLKIIPTLEEQYNGMDFDCELRLLIHQSLAGSIIGVKGAKIKELRENTKTSIKLFQECCPQSTDRVVLVGGKTERVVECIKTMLELIAEAPIKGRAQPYDPNFYDETYEYGGFTVMFEERGGGRRLMGGFPMRGGRSSGGERGFERMPSSRGGRGPMPPSRRDYDEMSPRRGPPPPHPARVGRGSGRGRNMPMGHPHRGGEDRYYESYRGSEERTNDRRGRPDRYSDNMSGGGGGYENSTSWDSYQSGGRGSYNDMGGPVITTQVTIPKDLAGSIIGKGGQRIKQIRHESGASIKIDEPLEGSEDRIITIIGTQDQIQNAQYLLQNSVKQYSGHLL; encoded by the exons ATGGAGACAGAAATTGAACAGCAAGAAGATTCTTCATTCGGCAACACAGAGACTAACG GTAAGCGCCCCGCTGAGGATGCAGATGAGCAGAAATCATTCAAGCGCTCCAGGAACTCGGACGAGATGGTTGAGCTTCGCATCCTCCTGCAGAGCAAA AATGCAGGAGCTGTAATTGGGAAGGGTGGCAAAAACATCAAAGCCCTTCGTACAGAC TACAATGCCAGTGTGTCAGTCCCAGACAGCAGTGGGCCTGAGCG CATCCTGAGCATCAGTGCCGACATCGAGACAGTTGGAGAAATCCTGCTGAAGATTATCCCAACACTGGAAGAG CAGTACAACGGTATGGATTTTGACTGTGAACTGCGATTGCTGATCCACCAGAGCCTGGCTGGCTCCATCATTGGAGTGAAGGGAGCCAAGATCAAGGAACTCAGAGAG AACACAAAGACCAGCATCAAGCTGTTTCAGGAGTGTTGTCCTCAGTCGACAGACCGGGTGGTGCTGGTCGGCGGTAAAACGGAGAGGGTGGTGGAGTGTATCAAGACTATGCTGGAGCTCATCGCTGAA GCTCCCATAAAGGGCCGTGCACAGCCCTACGACCCTAACTTCTACGACGAAACGTACGAATACGGTGGTTTCACCGTGATGTTTGAAGAGAGGGGAGGCGGTCGCAGGCTTATGGGAGGGTTCCCCATGCGTGGGGGCAGGTCCAGCGGCGGAGAGCGCGGGTTTGAACGAATGCCCTCTAGCAGAGGGGGACGGGGACCCATGCCTCCCTCCCGTCGGGATTACGATGAGATGAGCCCCCGCCGAGGTCCTCCTCCACCCCACCCGGCCAGGGTTGGCAGGGGGAGTGGCCGTGGACGGAACATGCCCATGGGACACCCACACAGAGGAGG AGAAGATCGTTACTATGAATCGTACCGTGGCTCAGAGGAAAGGACAAA TGACAGAAGAGGCAGACCGGATCGCTATAGCGATAACATG agtggaggaggaggaggatatg AGAACAGTACCTCCTGGGATAGCTACCAGTCAG GTGGACGTGGCTCCTATAATGACATGGGAGGACCCGTCATCACCACACAAGTGACGATCCCAAAGGAT CTGGCTGGCTCTATCATTGGTAAGGGAGGCCAGCGGATCAAACAGATCCGCCATGAGTCAGGAGCCTCCATCAAGATCGATGAGCCTCTGGAAGGTTCTGAGGACCGAATAATCACCATTATTGGCACCCAGGATCAGATCCAGAATGCCCAGTACCTTCTACAGAACAG TGTGAAGCAGTACTCTGGTCATTTGCTGTAG
- the hnrnpk gene encoding heterogeneous nuclear ribonucleoprotein K isoform X5 gives METEIEQQEDSSFGNTETNGKRPAEDADEQKSFKRSRNSDEMVELRILLQSKNAGAVIGKGGKNIKALRTDYNASVSVPDSSGPERILSISADIETVGEILLKIIPTLEEQYNGMDFDCELRLLIHQSLAGSIIGVKGAKIKELRENTKTSIKLFQECCPQSTDRVVLVGGKTERVVECIKTMLELIAEAPIKGRAQPYDPNFYDETYEYGGFTVMFEERGGGRRLMGGFPMRGGRSSGGERGFERMPSSRGGRGPMPPSRRDYDEMSPRRGPPPPHPARVGRGSGRGRNMPMGHPHRGGEDRYYESYRGSEERTNDRRGRPDRYSDNMVKNSTSWDSYQSGGRGSYNDMGGPVITTQVTIPKDLAGSIIGKGGQRIKQIRHESGASIKIDEPLEGSEDRIITIIGTQDQIQNAQYLLQNSVKQYSGHLL, from the exons ATGGAGACAGAAATTGAACAGCAAGAAGATTCTTCATTCGGCAACACAGAGACTAACG GTAAGCGCCCCGCTGAGGATGCAGATGAGCAGAAATCATTCAAGCGCTCCAGGAACTCGGACGAGATGGTTGAGCTTCGCATCCTCCTGCAGAGCAAA AATGCAGGAGCTGTAATTGGGAAGGGTGGCAAAAACATCAAAGCCCTTCGTACAGAC TACAATGCCAGTGTGTCAGTCCCAGACAGCAGTGGGCCTGAGCG CATCCTGAGCATCAGTGCCGACATCGAGACAGTTGGAGAAATCCTGCTGAAGATTATCCCAACACTGGAAGAG CAGTACAACGGTATGGATTTTGACTGTGAACTGCGATTGCTGATCCACCAGAGCCTGGCTGGCTCCATCATTGGAGTGAAGGGAGCCAAGATCAAGGAACTCAGAGAG AACACAAAGACCAGCATCAAGCTGTTTCAGGAGTGTTGTCCTCAGTCGACAGACCGGGTGGTGCTGGTCGGCGGTAAAACGGAGAGGGTGGTGGAGTGTATCAAGACTATGCTGGAGCTCATCGCTGAA GCTCCCATAAAGGGCCGTGCACAGCCCTACGACCCTAACTTCTACGACGAAACGTACGAATACGGTGGTTTCACCGTGATGTTTGAAGAGAGGGGAGGCGGTCGCAGGCTTATGGGAGGGTTCCCCATGCGTGGGGGCAGGTCCAGCGGCGGAGAGCGCGGGTTTGAACGAATGCCCTCTAGCAGAGGGGGACGGGGACCCATGCCTCCCTCCCGTCGGGATTACGATGAGATGAGCCCCCGCCGAGGTCCTCCTCCACCCCACCCGGCCAGGGTTGGCAGGGGGAGTGGCCGTGGACGGAACATGCCCATGGGACACCCACACAGAGGAGG AGAAGATCGTTACTATGAATCGTACCGTGGCTCAGAGGAAAGGACAAA TGACAGAAGAGGCAGACCGGATCGCTATAGCGATAACATGGTTA AGAACAGTACCTCCTGGGATAGCTACCAGTCAG GTGGACGTGGCTCCTATAATGACATGGGAGGACCCGTCATCACCACACAAGTGACGATCCCAAAGGAT CTGGCTGGCTCTATCATTGGTAAGGGAGGCCAGCGGATCAAACAGATCCGCCATGAGTCAGGAGCCTCCATCAAGATCGATGAGCCTCTGGAAGGTTCTGAGGACCGAATAATCACCATTATTGGCACCCAGGATCAGATCCAGAATGCCCAGTACCTTCTACAGAACAG TGTGAAGCAGTACTCTGGTCATTTGCTGTAG
- the hnrnpk gene encoding heterogeneous nuclear ribonucleoprotein K isoform X4 — translation METEIEQQEDSSFGNTETNGKRPAEDADEQKSFKRSRNSDEMVELRILLQSKNAGAVIGKGGKNIKALRTDYNASVSVPDSSGPERILSISADIETVGEILLKIIPTLEEYQQYNGMDFDCELRLLIHQSLAGSIIGVKGAKIKELRENTKTSIKLFQECCPQSTDRVVLVGGKTERVVECIKTMLELIAEAPIKGRAQPYDPNFYDETYEYGGFTVMFEERGGGRRLMGGFPMRGGRSSGGERGFERMPSSRGGRGPMPPSRRDYDEMSPRRGPPPPHPARVGRGSGRGRNMPMGHPHRGGEDRYYESYRGSEERTNDRRGRPDRYSDNMVKNSTSWDSYQSGGRGSYNDMGGPVITTQVTIPKDLAGSIIGKGGQRIKQIRHESGASIKIDEPLEGSEDRIITIIGTQDQIQNAQYLLQNSVKQYSGHLL, via the exons ATGGAGACAGAAATTGAACAGCAAGAAGATTCTTCATTCGGCAACACAGAGACTAACG GTAAGCGCCCCGCTGAGGATGCAGATGAGCAGAAATCATTCAAGCGCTCCAGGAACTCGGACGAGATGGTTGAGCTTCGCATCCTCCTGCAGAGCAAA AATGCAGGAGCTGTAATTGGGAAGGGTGGCAAAAACATCAAAGCCCTTCGTACAGAC TACAATGCCAGTGTGTCAGTCCCAGACAGCAGTGGGCCTGAGCG CATCCTGAGCATCAGTGCCGACATCGAGACAGTTGGAGAAATCCTGCTGAAGATTATCCCAACACTGGAAGAG TACCAGCAGTACAACGGTATGGATTTTGACTGTGAACTGCGATTGCTGATCCACCAGAGCCTGGCTGGCTCCATCATTGGAGTGAAGGGAGCCAAGATCAAGGAACTCAGAGAG AACACAAAGACCAGCATCAAGCTGTTTCAGGAGTGTTGTCCTCAGTCGACAGACCGGGTGGTGCTGGTCGGCGGTAAAACGGAGAGGGTGGTGGAGTGTATCAAGACTATGCTGGAGCTCATCGCTGAA GCTCCCATAAAGGGCCGTGCACAGCCCTACGACCCTAACTTCTACGACGAAACGTACGAATACGGTGGTTTCACCGTGATGTTTGAAGAGAGGGGAGGCGGTCGCAGGCTTATGGGAGGGTTCCCCATGCGTGGGGGCAGGTCCAGCGGCGGAGAGCGCGGGTTTGAACGAATGCCCTCTAGCAGAGGGGGACGGGGACCCATGCCTCCCTCCCGTCGGGATTACGATGAGATGAGCCCCCGCCGAGGTCCTCCTCCACCCCACCCGGCCAGGGTTGGCAGGGGGAGTGGCCGTGGACGGAACATGCCCATGGGACACCCACACAGAGGAGG AGAAGATCGTTACTATGAATCGTACCGTGGCTCAGAGGAAAGGACAAA TGACAGAAGAGGCAGACCGGATCGCTATAGCGATAACATGGTTA AGAACAGTACCTCCTGGGATAGCTACCAGTCAG GTGGACGTGGCTCCTATAATGACATGGGAGGACCCGTCATCACCACACAAGTGACGATCCCAAAGGAT CTGGCTGGCTCTATCATTGGTAAGGGAGGCCAGCGGATCAAACAGATCCGCCATGAGTCAGGAGCCTCCATCAAGATCGATGAGCCTCTGGAAGGTTCTGAGGACCGAATAATCACCATTATTGGCACCCAGGATCAGATCCAGAATGCCCAGTACCTTCTACAGAACAG TGTGAAGCAGTACTCTGGTCATTTGCTGTAG
- the hnrnpk gene encoding heterogeneous nuclear ribonucleoprotein K isoform X6 — METEIEQQEDSSFGNTETNGKRPAEDADEQKSFKRSRNSDEMVELRILLQSKNAGAVIGKGGKNIKALRTDYNASVSVPDSSGPERILSISADIETVGEILLKIIPTLEEYQQYNGMDFDCELRLLIHQSLAGSIIGVKGAKIKELRENTKTSIKLFQECCPQSTDRVVLVGGKTERVVECIKTMLELIAEAPIKGRAQPYDPNFYDETYEYGGFTVMFEERGGGRRLMGGFPMRGGRSSGGERGFERMPSSRGGRGPMPPSRRDYDEMSPRRGPPPPHPARVGRGSGRGRNMPMGHPHRGGDRRGRPDRYSDNMSGGGGGYENSTSWDSYQSGGRGSYNDMGGPVITTQVTIPKDLAGSIIGKGGQRIKQIRHESGASIKIDEPLEGSEDRIITIIGTQDQIQNAQYLLQNSVKQYSGHLL, encoded by the exons ATGGAGACAGAAATTGAACAGCAAGAAGATTCTTCATTCGGCAACACAGAGACTAACG GTAAGCGCCCCGCTGAGGATGCAGATGAGCAGAAATCATTCAAGCGCTCCAGGAACTCGGACGAGATGGTTGAGCTTCGCATCCTCCTGCAGAGCAAA AATGCAGGAGCTGTAATTGGGAAGGGTGGCAAAAACATCAAAGCCCTTCGTACAGAC TACAATGCCAGTGTGTCAGTCCCAGACAGCAGTGGGCCTGAGCG CATCCTGAGCATCAGTGCCGACATCGAGACAGTTGGAGAAATCCTGCTGAAGATTATCCCAACACTGGAAGAG TACCAGCAGTACAACGGTATGGATTTTGACTGTGAACTGCGATTGCTGATCCACCAGAGCCTGGCTGGCTCCATCATTGGAGTGAAGGGAGCCAAGATCAAGGAACTCAGAGAG AACACAAAGACCAGCATCAAGCTGTTTCAGGAGTGTTGTCCTCAGTCGACAGACCGGGTGGTGCTGGTCGGCGGTAAAACGGAGAGGGTGGTGGAGTGTATCAAGACTATGCTGGAGCTCATCGCTGAA GCTCCCATAAAGGGCCGTGCACAGCCCTACGACCCTAACTTCTACGACGAAACGTACGAATACGGTGGTTTCACCGTGATGTTTGAAGAGAGGGGAGGCGGTCGCAGGCTTATGGGAGGGTTCCCCATGCGTGGGGGCAGGTCCAGCGGCGGAGAGCGCGGGTTTGAACGAATGCCCTCTAGCAGAGGGGGACGGGGACCCATGCCTCCCTCCCGTCGGGATTACGATGAGATGAGCCCCCGCCGAGGTCCTCCTCCACCCCACCCGGCCAGGGTTGGCAGGGGGAGTGGCCGTGGACGGAACATGCCCATGGGACACCCACACAGAGGAGG TGACAGAAGAGGCAGACCGGATCGCTATAGCGATAACATG agtggaggaggaggaggatatg AGAACAGTACCTCCTGGGATAGCTACCAGTCAG GTGGACGTGGCTCCTATAATGACATGGGAGGACCCGTCATCACCACACAAGTGACGATCCCAAAGGAT CTGGCTGGCTCTATCATTGGTAAGGGAGGCCAGCGGATCAAACAGATCCGCCATGAGTCAGGAGCCTCCATCAAGATCGATGAGCCTCTGGAAGGTTCTGAGGACCGAATAATCACCATTATTGGCACCCAGGATCAGATCCAGAATGCCCAGTACCTTCTACAGAACAG TGTGAAGCAGTACTCTGGTCATTTGCTGTAG
- the hnrnpk gene encoding heterogeneous nuclear ribonucleoprotein K isoform X2 produces METEIEQQEDSSFGNTETNGKRPAEDADEQKSFKRSRNSDEMVELRILLQSKNAGAVIGKGGKNIKALRTDYNASVSVPDSSGPERILSISADIETVGEILLKIIPTLEEYQQYNGMDFDCELRLLIHQSLAGSIIGVKGAKIKELRENTKTSIKLFQECCPQSTDRVVLVGGKTERVVECIKTMLELIAEAPIKGRAQPYDPNFYDETYEYGGFTVMFEERGGGRRLMGGFPMRGGRSSGGERGFERMPSSRGGRGPMPPSRRDYDEMSPRRGPPPPHPARVGRGSGRGRNMPMGHPHRGGEDRYYESYRGSEERTNDRRGRPDRYSDNMSGGGGGYENSTSWDSYQSGGRGSYNDMGGPVITTQVTIPKDLAGSIIGKGGQRIKQIRHESGASIKIDEPLEGSEDRIITIIGTQDQIQNAQYLLQNSVLHLLGHKD; encoded by the exons ATGGAGACAGAAATTGAACAGCAAGAAGATTCTTCATTCGGCAACACAGAGACTAACG GTAAGCGCCCCGCTGAGGATGCAGATGAGCAGAAATCATTCAAGCGCTCCAGGAACTCGGACGAGATGGTTGAGCTTCGCATCCTCCTGCAGAGCAAA AATGCAGGAGCTGTAATTGGGAAGGGTGGCAAAAACATCAAAGCCCTTCGTACAGAC TACAATGCCAGTGTGTCAGTCCCAGACAGCAGTGGGCCTGAGCG CATCCTGAGCATCAGTGCCGACATCGAGACAGTTGGAGAAATCCTGCTGAAGATTATCCCAACACTGGAAGAG TACCAGCAGTACAACGGTATGGATTTTGACTGTGAACTGCGATTGCTGATCCACCAGAGCCTGGCTGGCTCCATCATTGGAGTGAAGGGAGCCAAGATCAAGGAACTCAGAGAG AACACAAAGACCAGCATCAAGCTGTTTCAGGAGTGTTGTCCTCAGTCGACAGACCGGGTGGTGCTGGTCGGCGGTAAAACGGAGAGGGTGGTGGAGTGTATCAAGACTATGCTGGAGCTCATCGCTGAA GCTCCCATAAAGGGCCGTGCACAGCCCTACGACCCTAACTTCTACGACGAAACGTACGAATACGGTGGTTTCACCGTGATGTTTGAAGAGAGGGGAGGCGGTCGCAGGCTTATGGGAGGGTTCCCCATGCGTGGGGGCAGGTCCAGCGGCGGAGAGCGCGGGTTTGAACGAATGCCCTCTAGCAGAGGGGGACGGGGACCCATGCCTCCCTCCCGTCGGGATTACGATGAGATGAGCCCCCGCCGAGGTCCTCCTCCACCCCACCCGGCCAGGGTTGGCAGGGGGAGTGGCCGTGGACGGAACATGCCCATGGGACACCCACACAGAGGAGG AGAAGATCGTTACTATGAATCGTACCGTGGCTCAGAGGAAAGGACAAA TGACAGAAGAGGCAGACCGGATCGCTATAGCGATAACATG agtggaggaggaggaggatatg AGAACAGTACCTCCTGGGATAGCTACCAGTCAG GTGGACGTGGCTCCTATAATGACATGGGAGGACCCGTCATCACCACACAAGTGACGATCCCAAAGGAT CTGGCTGGCTCTATCATTGGTAAGGGAGGCCAGCGGATCAAACAGATCCGCCATGAGTCAGGAGCCTCCATCAAGATCGATGAGCCTCTGGAAGGTTCTGAGGACCGAATAATCACCATTATTGGCACCCAGGATCAGATCCAGAATGCCCAGTACCTTCTACAGAACAG TGTGCTGCACCTGCTTGGACACAAGGACTAA